Within the Anaerobacillus sp. CMMVII genome, the region ATAGTAAGCAGTAAGTAAGTAAGTAAGTAAAAGGGAGTTAACCCAGTAAAGGGATGCGGTATACGATTAAAAGTCTGACAAGTTTACCACGAAGAGGATCATGCAATTATAATAGATAGTCAAATAACAGGGATGATTACTGCTTTTCATTAAGAAACTCTAAAACATTTTGGTGTTCTTGCTGTACTTTAACGATGCGCTTTATTTCGCTACTAAGTTCAATCTTCGTTTCATCCACTTTTCTCATCAAACTACCATAATAAAAAGCAATTTCCTTCCGCATTTCAGATTGATCCTTCCGCATCTCAGTTTGCTCAGCACGAAACTCGGATTGATCCTTCCGCATCTCAGATAGTTCAGCACGAAACTCAGATTGATCCTTGCGTATTTCAGCTTGTCCGTTTTCTAAAGAATCTAGCTTTGTCAGGATAGTCTTTAAGATATCTTCCATAAAATTCACCTCCTTTTGTTGAATAAATTATAGTATCTTCACTTGTTTTTGTCTAGTTGAAAAAAATTTTACAACAACCGAAAAAAATATAGTTTTAATCTAGTCTAAAATTTTGAATGAAGCCTAGGACAGGCATCTTGCTAATTTCGTTTAGCGAAACGAAGGAAGCAGCAGAACCGTCCCCACGCTTCCAGGAGGCGTAGAGAATGGTAAACAATATCGTAAATGGAGTGATGGGTCTGTGTGTGGCAGATGCATTAGGTGTTCCTGTTGAATTTAATAGGAGAGAGACACTTAAAGAAAATCCTGTCGTTGGTATGCGTGCCTACGGAACACACAACCAACCTGCAGGAACTTGGTCTGATGATACAAGTATGAGCTTATGCTTAGTTGATTGCTTATCAGAAGGGCTTAATTATGAGGACATCATGAACAAGTTTGTGAAATGGTTTGATGAAGGAGCTTATACTCCTTATGGCGATGCGTTTGATATTGGAATTGCTACTAGTAAAGCATTACAAAGATATATGAACGGTACAAAGCCATTACAATGTGGTGGCACTACTGAATACGACAACGGTAATGGGTCTCTAATGAGAATTCTTCCCATTCTATTTTATTTGCAATCTAGAAATGACTTTTTCGAGCAAGATGAAGCATTTGATATCATTCATAACGTGTCTGCACTGACACATGCCCATAAACGGAGTCAGATGGCCTGTGGGATTTATGTTTCAATTGCAGCGAAGATTTGCGAAGAAAGTAATCTTGTATTAGCTGTTGAGCAGGGAATTTCATATGCAATGAAATATTACAAAAAGAGAGCTGAATTTGAAAGTGAATTGCATTATTTTCAAAGGTTAGATAATAAAAATTTTGCTAGTCTTCCTATAGATCAAATAAAAAGTAGTGGTTATGTGATTGATACACTTGAAGCTGCCATTTGGTGTCTTTTGAACACAAAAAGCTATAAAGATTGTGTTTTGAAAGCTGTAAATCTTGGTGAGGACACGGACAGTCTTGCTGCAGTAGTAGGGGGGGCTAGCCGGACTTCACTATGGCTATGAAAGCATTCCAAAAGAATGGCTTAATGCAATTCCTATGAAACACTATATTGAAAATTTATGCCATACACTGCATGCCTCATTTTACAGGGCAGAGATTGAAAAACTCAGTAAGTTCCTCCCTTATTTCGAGACAGCAACGATGGAAAGTGTTTGCAAATGGACACCTGCTGAAAAGACAGGGGAAAAACAAGTTATCACACCTTACCCAACCTACGATAAGTCATTGCTTGGATTTATCGACGAGATATATAGCTCAAACTTCATGTATACCGACTATATGTCTACAATTCAGGACCTTGATGGAGACCTGAATATCGCGATTGAGACTGCTGATTTGGATCTTCTAAGAGCAATTCTCACCTATTACGTCAGAGCCGAACGGTTTAGTGATGGAGCCTGGGCAATGGCAGTTGAGGAGAAAGTTTTTTTGAAAATACTCAGAAGACTAAAGGAGATCAATAAAGTAGAATAAAGAAATAAGTGGGAATAAAGATAAGGGCACGATCAACTGTGCCCCCGAAAAATCTTGTTTCACATAGCAGTTGATAGGCCAGAGCTTGAGAAACAAGAAACATCGGGGAGTCAAAGTGTAGTAAGTTTACATATTTATAAGAACGAACGTTCCTTTTAAAGTTAAACTTTGCAATAATAATAGTAGAATCCAGGTGTGTTTTTGGGAGATGTTAGCGACTAACTGTAGTTAAATAATTTGTTTGAAAGTTGTCCGTTGTAGCTTATGTTCGTGGTATAATCTAAGAAATAAGTTGGGGTGAACAAGTTGGAACAATTATTAAAACAATTCATGGAAAAAATAGACCATCGCTTTGATAAATTAGAAGTTGATCTTCAGGAGTTACGAGTAGACGTTACTGAATTAAAAGAAGGCCAACAAAAATTAGAGGCCGGCCAAACTAAATTGCAAACTGATGTAACCGAGCTAAAAGAAGGGCAACTACTCCTTCAACAGAATATCATTGATGGTCTTGGAGCTTATATAGAAAAGATTTCGGAACATACTGATAATAAAACAGATGCCTTAAATAAACGAGTTTATCGTCTGGAAGTAGAAGTTGAGAGGATAAGTAGGCAATAAAAGCATCAAGTGCCTGTCATTCGTTAAAAAACCTTCTTTCACAGAACTCTTAAAAAATAATCTTTGGAAGAGCTAATTGATAACTAGCTCTTCTATTTTTGTTTAATCGTGCTTCACAGTGACCCAAAAAATCTTGTTTCAGTAAACTTCGGGGAGTCAGTGAAGTGAAATCTACAATCTAATGTTGTTGAAATGACAAGCTATCAAAAATCAGGTCGAAATGAATCTTGTGCCATGGTGGAAGTGGAAAGAACTATAAAAGGTGTTGTGGAAGATGAATTATGTGTGCTTGTTACTGTGGATTGAGCCTTTAAATTATTTAAGGAGATTTTCAACAAATCAACTTTATCTAACAGAAAGGTGTTTTTTCATGCATTTTTTTGTGTCAATGACAGTACTTGAATGACATCAGCAACTACTGCTGGTTAACTAATTGAACTTTTATTAGTGCGAAAGTTGAGACCATGTCCATTCTGTAAAGATTATTCATGGGCAATCAAAAAGTTTAGGTATAGGAATAGAAGAAGGTAAAACTAGCAGAGGGTATTTGCTAGTTTTGCCTTCTTTTGTCCAAAACTTCCGATTGCACCATGATAGAACGTTCCCCACCCAGGCATGTGCTCAAAGTTAACAATCAGGTCTATCTAATTGACTGTGAATTTCCGTAAAGTAAATCAGATAAAATAAAAAGTGCTGCAGTAGGGACGGTGCTCGTGTATTGGGGAGGGCCAGTGCGAATAGTATCTGTTAATGCAACCCAAGTTCCAAATTCGCCCGCTTGTAGAGATGGGGGCTTCATTAAAAAGTTCCCGGTTAGTATGAAACGACGAAGACTTAAGACTGTCTCATCAAATATTGATAACTGACCAGAAAATGTCGCGTAAGGTGAGTCGAAGATTAATTGATTAGTAGACTCATTCCAAGTGCCGGTTATTGGCAGTGGGACACCCCGAAAGTTAACGGTTCCTGTTAATGTGCCATTCGTAATAGAGTCGATGGTTAGGAAACCTCTTACCAATGGTCTTCCTGCAATATCGCCAAGAATTCCCCACCGTGTAGGAAACGGTAAACTTGCCGTCGTTTGTTGAAAGGTTTGCACGTTAATCTCTCCTTTAATTCTATTGAAAACCGCAAAGCTTTTGATAGGTAATTGTTCCCCCCATCAGAGGCTAATGAAAGTATAAAAAAGTATATGCGCATTACACTTCATTCGAGACAGTACCACAGTTTTTTAGGTGCCTGGCACCCTTCGTGGACAAAAACTGGGAAAGTCCACGTATAGTGGACAAAAAGGAGAAACCAGTGGTTTAAATTAGCTTCTGTTGGGTTGTTTCTATCCATAGATTTACAGTGGGTAACCTCTTGGGGAACCAATGGGCTGGCTGCTTGTTTATTAGTATTAAAAAGTGGTAAAAAAGGAGAGAGAACATTTATTTGAGGGTGATAAAGTGCTTAACGATTGGTTGATTTATTTTCTTTTAACATTCTTCATTTTGCAGATCCCAAGAGTGAATTTGTACTTTGCTGCGTTAAATACGATGTTTCATGAAATGGGGCATGCGATCGTTTGCTTATTGTTTAAGGGACGAGTCGTGAAAATATCATTATTCCCCAATACAGAAGGTCAAATTATCACAGCTTCAGGAAGTTGGATTAGCAGAGTCTTCATTTCCTATGCAGGTTATACATTCCCACCACTAGTTGCCTACGGGTGCTTTTATCTAATTGGTGAAGGATTACATCTCAACTTGTTATATGGATTTATCGGAGTTTCTGTTATTAATCTAGTACTTTGGGTCAGGAACCTTTACGGTCTATTTTGGTTAACAACGTTTATCGGCTTGTGTTTGGTATTTGTGTACATAGGAGATAGTGGTGCAATTGAGATTTTTGTTCATTTTTTAGCGGCGTTACTACTAGTCGAGGCAGTACGATCGGCCTTTATTATTTGTTTGTTAAGCATGCGGGATCGAAGGCAAGCAGGGGATGCGACAAGTTTAGCAAAGAGCACATTTATTCCTGCATTTTTCTGGGGGGCGTTATTTTTTGTGCAATCAATTATCGTTGCTTTTTGGATTTTCAGTGCGTTTATTGCTTAAGTTTAAATTAAATTATCAGGGGCAAAAAACAAACTGGTGATTTTGCAAGTAATTCTTATCTAATATTTATAATGAAGGTAACCGTATCAGCAATAGGATAACTATAGGAAAATCTGCGTTTGAAATAAAAACAGATTGAATTGACTGTAAAAATTCAGTTCCTTGTAAACTATTTGTGAAAATGGCTAAAGATAAAAATAGAGCGATAAAACTTTGCATCGAATTTGTTTTTACTTTCCATGTCGTCCAACGGATAATCAAAAAGCTTCGACAACGATCATCTATTGCCCAATTAGCCGAAAATGGTTGCTTCCTTGGTTTGGAAAAATAAGGAAGTGGTAGAACCGTCCCCACGCTTTACATCAGAGGGATTACCTTAATGGTAACTGAATTAAATACCATTATAAAAAGCCTCTTAAGTGGGGAGGGGGAGACTCTACCCAAAAACGATAGTAAGTAATGTAATAGCACTTTTTTCAATTAATAAAAGAAAGTTATAAGAAAAACAAAAGGAAAATCGAAGAATGAATTCCTATAACCGGGGACCTCGACTTTTTCTTCTTGGGCAATCAAAAATTTTGCATGGAAGCGAAGGCACAACTAGTTTTATATCACTAGTTGTGCCTTTTCTCATGCAAAACTTCCGGTTGACCCCTGTTAGAACCGTCCCCACGCTTCCTCCACATTGAAAAACCTCACCCATCTTCACTCTCTTACAGCTCTGAATCTATTTAGTTTTCTCAATAATATAAACTTTCAGAATATGTTACGCTAATTATAGGTCCAGCGGGAGTTGGATCTATAAATATAAAGGGAGGCATTAACATGAAATCAAAACTGTTTGGAGCGTTACTGAGTTTTATCCTTATATTTACGATGGTGTTTTCTGCATCGGTAAGTGCTAATGGAAGTGGTAACGGTAAGGGGAATGGTGTTGAGAAACAGGATTACTTAATTGGTTTCCAAGGAACTGTAGATGCTAGTATTGTCATAGCTGCCGGTGGAGAAGTGCATCATGAATACGATTATATGCCAGTATTACATGTTACTCTCCCTAAAAAAGCTGCAGAGGCGTTAGCAAAGAACCCGAATATTAAATATATTGAAGAGGATGTTGAGTATACATCTGCATCTCAAACAACTCCTTGGGGCGTATCACACATTAGAGCAAATACTGTACACTCTTGGGGTAATTACGGATCAGGTGTGAAAGTGGCTGTCTTAGATACTGGGATTGCTACTCATACAGATTTAAAAATTGCAGGCGGAGTAAGTTTTATCAGTACTGAATCTAGCTATCAAGATTTCAATGGTCATGGTACACACGTTGCTGGTACGGTTGCAGCTTTAAACAATAGCTATGGAGTAATTGGTGTAGCACCATCAGTTAACCTATATGCTGTTAAAGTTTTAGATAGAAACGGTAGCGGTTCTTTAAGTGGTATCGCAAGAGGGATAGAGTGGGCGGTAACTAATAAAATGGATGTCGTTAACATGAGTCTTGGTGGATCTTCAGGTTCTTCTACGTTACAGCAGGCTTGTGACAATGCCTATAACAAAGGTGTTCTGTTAGTTGCAGCGGCTGGTAATACAGGAGCAAATGGAATTCAATATCCTGCAAGATATAGTTCAGTTATCGCTGTTGGGGCTGTTAATTCAAACAATGTAAGAGCTTCATTTTCAACATATGGAAGTCAATTAGAGCTTATGGCCCCAGGCGTAAATGTTCAAAGTACTTACCTTAATGGTGGATACAGTAGCTTAAACGGTACATCAATGGCTGCTCCACACGTTGCAGCGGTAGCAGCATTAGTAAAGAGTGAATACCCTTGGGCTTCAAATGCACAGATTAGACAAAGATTAAGAGATACATCAATTAATATAGGAAGCGCAACTTATTATGGTTATGGGTTAGTCGATGCCTTAGGTGCAGCCTGGTAAAATATAGAAAACAAAACCCCTTACAGTTTCTATTTGTAAGGGGTTTTATGTATCGTTTAATCAAATTTCGGATGTTCTTCATTTGTTCCTGGATCAGAGTCGAATTTCGGATGCTCTTCAGCCAATGCACTACTTTGTAAGAAAAACACCCCACTAATTAAACACGTCATGAATACGCCAATAATGATTTTTTTCATTTACCTACATCTCCTTTACTGTTTATTTTTTACATTGAGTGCTAGCTTGTAGTACTTAGAGCTAGCTTTGTATTTAAACTCTTGAGAGTATAAATCCCCTAATAATTCATAGCAAGTGTAAAGATTTTTAAAGTCATTCTTTTCTTTGTAAAAAGGAACGGCTTCTTCTAGTAGATAATGTTTGTGTTCATCACTGTTGCCTGAAATTGAGTAAGCTAATAATTTTAATTTAATTGAATAGGTTGAAGGTGAGGTAATCAACGATAGGCTCTTGTTAATCCAATCGTTAGCTTGATCAAACTGCTTTACCTTAATTAATTCATTCGCTAAAAAATACACTGTGTTAAGGTATACTGGAGTCATTTCCTTTTTCAATTCAAGGCTCTTAAGGAAATAATCGATCGCTAGCTTGCTAGCTTTTTTTTCTGAGTATAAAAAGCCAATATTATGATAAACCATGGCAATTAAATCTTCTTTGTTAAACTGATGAACAACCTTTAGGACATTATTGTAGTGTTCCAATGCTCTGTCATATTGTTTAATTCTTGTGTAGTTAATTCCAATAATAATATGGCAATCTATGACTCTT harbors:
- a CDS encoding ADP-ribosylglycohydrolase family protein — encoded protein: MVNNIVNGVMGLCVADALGVPVEFNRRETLKENPVVGMRAYGTHNQPAGTWSDDTSMSLCLVDCLSEGLNYEDIMNKFVKWFDEGAYTPYGDAFDIGIATSKALQRYMNGTKPLQCGGTTEYDNGNGSLMRILPILFYLQSRNDFFEQDEAFDIIHNVSALTHAHKRSQMACGIYVSIAAKICEESNLVLAVEQGISYAMKYYKKRAEFESELHYFQRLDNKNFASLPIDQIKSSGYVIDTLEAAIWCLLNTKSYKDCVLKAVNLGEDTDSLAAVVGGASRTSLWL
- a CDS encoding DUF6508 domain-containing protein — protein: MKHYIENLCHTLHASFYRAEIEKLSKFLPYFETATMESVCKWTPAEKTGEKQVITPYPTYDKSLLGFIDEIYSSNFMYTDYMSTIQDLDGDLNIAIETADLDLLRAILTYYVRAERFSDGAWAMAVEEKVFLKILRRLKEINKVE
- a CDS encoding SEC-C metal-binding domain-containing protein gives rise to the protein MCHGGSGKNYKRCCGR
- a CDS encoding M50 family metallopeptidase, which translates into the protein MLNDWLIYFLLTFFILQIPRVNLYFAALNTMFHEMGHAIVCLLFKGRVVKISLFPNTEGQIITASGSWISRVFISYAGYTFPPLVAYGCFYLIGEGLHLNLLYGFIGVSVINLVLWVRNLYGLFWLTTFIGLCLVFVYIGDSGAIEIFVHFLAALLLVEAVRSAFIICLLSMRDRRQAGDATSLAKSTFIPAFFWGALFFVQSIIVAFWIFSAFIA
- a CDS encoding S8 family peptidase gives rise to the protein MKSKLFGALLSFILIFTMVFSASVSANGSGNGKGNGVEKQDYLIGFQGTVDASIVIAAGGEVHHEYDYMPVLHVTLPKKAAEALAKNPNIKYIEEDVEYTSASQTTPWGVSHIRANTVHSWGNYGSGVKVAVLDTGIATHTDLKIAGGVSFISTESSYQDFNGHGTHVAGTVAALNNSYGVIGVAPSVNLYAVKVLDRNGSGSLSGIARGIEWAVTNKMDVVNMSLGGSSGSSTLQQACDNAYNKGVLLVAAAGNTGANGIQYPARYSSVIAVGAVNSNNVRASFSTYGSQLELMAPGVNVQSTYLNGGYSSLNGTSMAAPHVAAVAALVKSEYPWASNAQIRQRLRDTSINIGSATYYGYGLVDALGAAW